The following proteins are encoded in a genomic region of Catellatospora sp. TT07R-123:
- a CDS encoding FAD-dependent monooxygenase gives MYDAVVVGARCAGAPTALLLARAGYRVLLLDRSAYGSDTLSTHLLHQPGVAALARWGVLENVRSSGCPPLARTVYEVADIRIDGYAGGVAGQRAKFAPRRRVLDALLVDAAVAAGAEFRERCRVTGLLRDEAGRVVGVEGRHGDRAFTERARLVVGADGMRSTVATLAAAPFTVQDPLMTCAYYTYWSDVPADAVELYERPGGWVAALPTNDEATLVLAYSPQSRFGQIRADPGRAYDEQIRVTAPALYERLRSGKPVERLHGSGDQQNFFRQATGPGWVLVGDAGHHKDSITARGISDAFQQVESLVAEIGSVLGADPAALDAALARFGEHRDATMTPGYQATLGVARLAPLHEQRLALLRIVRSDPELTATYLDMVAGIVSADALYTPKLLARL, from the coding sequence ATGTATGACGCCGTCGTGGTGGGGGCGCGCTGCGCCGGTGCTCCCACCGCTCTGCTGCTGGCGCGCGCAGGCTACCGGGTTCTCCTGCTCGACAGGTCGGCGTACGGCTCCGACACCCTCTCCACGCATCTGCTCCACCAGCCCGGGGTCGCGGCACTGGCCCGCTGGGGGGTGCTGGAGAACGTCCGGTCGTCGGGCTGCCCGCCGCTGGCACGCACCGTCTACGAGGTCGCCGACATCCGCATCGACGGATACGCCGGTGGCGTGGCGGGACAGCGGGCGAAGTTCGCCCCTCGGCGCCGGGTCCTGGACGCGCTGCTGGTGGACGCGGCGGTCGCGGCCGGCGCCGAATTCCGCGAGCGATGCCGGGTGACCGGCCTGCTGCGGGACGAGGCGGGCCGGGTCGTCGGCGTCGAGGGCAGGCACGGGGACCGGGCCTTCACCGAACGTGCGCGGCTGGTGGTCGGCGCGGACGGTATGCGCTCCACGGTCGCCACGTTGGCGGCGGCACCGTTCACCGTCCAGGACCCGCTCATGACCTGCGCGTACTACACGTACTGGTCCGATGTGCCCGCCGATGCCGTGGAACTGTACGAGCGGCCCGGCGGCTGGGTGGCCGCCCTGCCCACCAACGACGAGGCGACGCTGGTGCTGGCATACTCCCCGCAGTCCCGTTTCGGCCAGATCCGAGCCGACCCGGGCCGCGCCTACGACGAGCAGATACGCGTCACGGCGCCCGCACTGTACGAGCGGCTGCGCAGCGGCAAGCCCGTCGAGCGCCTCCACGGCAGCGGTGACCAGCAGAACTTCTTCCGGCAGGCGACCGGACCCGGCTGGGTGCTCGTCGGTGATGCCGGCCATCACAAGGACTCCATCACCGCACGCGGCATCAGTGACGCGTTTCAGCAGGTGGAAAGCCTGGTGGCGGAGATTGGAAGCGTGCTGGGCGCCGATCCCGCGGCGCTCGACGCCGCCCTGGCCCGATTCGGCGAGCACCGGGACGCGACGATGACCCCCGGCTATCAGGCCACGCTCGGCGTAGCCCGGCTCGCCCCTCTCCACGAGCAGCGGCTCGCCCTCCTGCGGATCGTGCGGTCCGATCCGGAACTCACCGCGACCTACCTCGACATGGTGGCCGGAATCGTGTCAGCAGACGCCCTCTACACGCCCAAGCTGCTCGCCCGCCTCTGA
- a CDS encoding acyl-CoA dehydrogenase family protein yields MVAFTAEHNMLRTLVRNFAEKEIGPYTDEWEAKGSFPAHELFTKMAKLGLLGLEYDPAYGGQGADHLYTVILHEELGRVGPAGVALGIGVQTDMATPSLHHFGSEELKQRYLVPALNGEAVCSVAVTEPDAGSDVTALRTRAVRDGDDWVINGSKHYITNGTQADWICLLARTSDDPGYGGLSQIIVPTDTPGFQVQRKLDKLGMRSSDTAELTFTDLRVPVSNTIGEPGLGFYQQMSQFQNERLALSYAAVGGMETALTRTADYLKVRHAFGKPLIDNQHLSFTLAELSARLDMLRQYNYAAAEAYMRGEDVDRFATVGKLEAGRLAREIAATCLQYHGAVGYMEEMWTARFFRDSPVWSIGGGADEIMLYVLSRLDGYHA; encoded by the coding sequence ATGGTTGCCTTCACCGCCGAGCACAACATGCTTCGCACGCTGGTCCGGAACTTCGCCGAGAAGGAGATCGGGCCGTACACCGACGAATGGGAGGCGAAAGGGAGCTTCCCCGCGCACGAGCTGTTCACCAAGATGGCCAAGCTCGGCCTGCTCGGCCTGGAGTACGACCCGGCGTACGGCGGCCAGGGCGCGGACCACCTGTACACGGTGATCCTGCACGAGGAGCTCGGCCGCGTCGGCCCCGCGGGGGTGGCCCTGGGCATCGGTGTCCAGACGGACATGGCGACCCCGTCGCTGCACCATTTCGGCAGCGAGGAACTCAAGCAGCGCTATCTGGTCCCGGCGCTCAACGGCGAGGCGGTCTGCTCGGTCGCGGTGACCGAACCCGACGCGGGTTCCGACGTGACGGCCCTGCGCACCCGGGCGGTGCGCGACGGCGACGACTGGGTGATCAACGGCTCGAAGCACTACATCACCAACGGCACCCAGGCGGACTGGATCTGCCTCCTGGCCCGCACGTCCGACGACCCCGGCTACGGCGGCCTGTCCCAGATCATCGTCCCGACGGACACACCCGGCTTCCAGGTCCAGCGCAAGCTCGACAAGCTCGGCATGCGCTCCTCCGACACCGCGGAGCTGACGTTCACCGACCTGAGAGTTCCGGTGAGCAACACGATCGGTGAGCCCGGCCTGGGCTTCTACCAGCAGATGAGCCAGTTCCAGAACGAGCGTCTCGCGCTGAGCTACGCCGCGGTCGGTGGCATGGAGACGGCTCTCACCAGGACCGCGGACTATCTGAAGGTCCGCCACGCCTTCGGCAAACCCTTGATCGACAACCAGCACCTCAGCTTCACCCTGGCCGAGCTGAGCGCGCGGTTGGACATGCTGCGGCAGTACAACTACGCGGCCGCGGAGGCGTACATGCGCGGCGAGGACGTGGACCGGTTCGCGACAGTCGGGAAACTGGAGGCCGGGCGCCTGGCGCGTGAGATCGCCGCGACGTGCCTTCAGTACCACGGAGCCGTCGGGTACATGGAGGAGATGTGGACCGCCCGCTTCTTCCGGGACAGCCCCGTGTGGTCGATCGGCGGCGGCGCCGACGAGATCATGCTGTACGTCCTGTCCCGCCTGGACGGCTACCACGCGTAG